A single Glycine soja cultivar W05 chromosome 14, ASM419377v2, whole genome shotgun sequence DNA region contains:
- the LOC114385017 gene encoding serine/threonine-protein kinase CTR1-like isoform X3: MPHRATYFFPRQFPERGLDESSKQRLDQEKRKIVNSIKSPDTNFAAFESDAPKKQTTTPQSPTPDVKNDVVFSSTKQNAVSDIFTGGDKFRTKQKQIAAFCDWLIDKKKDRNRPSHHFKPYPNEEEEEEEDERELLLRPPPPDAAAQVVKDAVDRSFDRQVSLPRLSSGSSYAGSLFTLDGTATFSSDVTKDETSSFRQVFTEEDATQKQQEEEEKEKRNTAQKYRESYYLQLAFTKRLSCLASLGSEPVLTLDAGTETWDAESVSYRLWVSGCLSYTDKISDGFYNILGMNPYLWVMCNDVEEEGKRLPTLMALKAAEPSDTSIEVVLFDRHEDSRLKELQDKAQELYSASENALVLVEKLGKLVAICMGGSFPVEQGDLHKRWKLVSKRLRNFHQCVVLPVGSLSSGLCRHRAILFKRLADYIGLPCRIARGCRYCVSDHRSSCLVKIKDDRQLSREYVVDLVGEPGNIHGPDSSINGAYVSSIPSPFQISHLKESQSPYVDVAACSQSLGNTSLGCVQEDQQAEETDLQKNNNGSIYPAIDQTRGGAEPPLIPFGLKGNHKECAILGLLNFPPVYEGVSEDLHPATEPSLHEYPRLSKDSVVVLEASNKEIEIIVKGSSGVKSNYKQSTVSLSSESKQEQEHVKNKVENQGAGNIPRYLNLEPSLAMDWLEIPWDDLRIKERVGAGSFGTVYRAEWHGSDVAVKVLTVQDFQDDQLKEFLREVAIMKRVRHPNVVLFMGAVTKRPHLSIVTEYLPRGSLFRLIHKPASGEILDPRRRLRMALDVAKGINYLHCLKPPIVHWDLKTPNLLVDRNWTVKVCDFGLSRFKANTFLSSKSVAGTVELSLHGATSSISV; encoded by the exons atgccTCACAGAGCGACTTACTTTTTCCCGAGGCAGTTTCCGGAAAGAGGCTTGGATGAATCTTCGAAGCAGAGATTAGAtcaggaaaagagaaaaatagtcaACTCCATCAAATCACCGGATACGAATTTTGCAGCCTTCGAAAGCGATGCGCCGAAAAAGCAAACAACAACGCCACAGAGTCCCACACCTGATGTGAAAAACGACGTCGTTTTCTCGTCCACTAAGCAGAATGCGGTCTCCGATATATTCACCGGCGGCGACAAGTTCCGAAccaagcagaagcaaatcgccGCCTTCTGCGACTGGTTGATCGATAAAAAGAAGGATCGCAACCGACCTAGTCACCATTTCAAACCTTATCCTAacgaggaggaggaagaagaggagGATGAACGTGAGCTTCTGCTTCGGCCGCCGCCACCGGATGCGGCGGCGCAGGTTGTGAAGGATGCCGTCGACCGGAGCTTCGACCGGCAGGTTTCGCTGCCGCGGCTGTCCAGCGGGAGCAGCTACGCCGGAAGCTTGTTCACGCTGGACGGCACCGCCACATTCTCCAGCGACGTCACCAAAGACGAAACGTCGTCGTTTCGTCAAGTCTTCACCGAAGAAGACGCAACACAAAAACAGcaagaagaggaagagaaagagaagcgCAACACAGCGCAGAAGTACAGAGAAAGCTACTACCTGCAACTCGCGTTTACGAAGAGGCTATCTTGCTTGGCAAGCCTCGGCTCCGAACCGGTTCTCACTCTTGACGCTGGCACTGAAACCTGGGATGCTGAATCCGTTTCGTATCGTCTATGG gtgaGTGGGTGTTTGTCATACACGGATAAGATATCGGACGGTTTTTACAACATATTGGGGATGAATCCTTACCTGTGGGTGATGTGCAACGATGTGGAGGAAGAAGGGAAGCGTTTACCGACTCTGATGGCGCTTAAGGCGGCTGAACCTAGCGACACTTCCATAGAGGTGGTTCTTTTCGATCGGCACGAGGATTCTCGGCTTAAGGAGCTTCAGGATAAAGCTCAAGAGTTGTATTCTGCTTCGGAGAACGCGTTGGTGCTGGTGGAGAAGCTCGGGAAACTCGTTGCCATATGCATGGG GGGATCATTCCCGGTGGAGCAAGGAGATCTACACAAGAGGTGGAAGTTGGTGAGTAAGAGGTTGAGAAACTTTCACCAATGTGTTGTGCTTCCTGTAGGTAGCTTATCTAGTGGACTCTGTAGGCATCGCGCAATTCTCTTCAAG AGATTGGCGGATTACATAGGTTTGCCATGTCGAATTGCTCGAGGTTGTAGGTACTGTGTTTCAGATCATAGATCGTCTTGCCTTGTCAAGATTAAAGATGATAGACAGCTCTCAAG gGAATATGTAGTTGATCTGGTTGGGGAACCAGGAAATATCCATGGGCCGGATTCCTCTATTAATGGAGCATATGTGTCTTCAATACCTTCCCCATTTCAAATTTCTCATTTGAAAGAATCCCAATCACCATATGTGGATGTTGCAGCATGTTCTCAATCTCTTGGTAACACTTCTTTAG GCTGTGTACAGGAAGATCAACAAGCTGAAGAAACTGATCtgcagaaaaataataatggcTCTATTTATCCTGCAATAGATCAAACTCGTGGAGGTGCAGAACCACCTCTAATTCCTTTTGGCTTGAAAGGGAATCACAAGGAATGTGCAATCCTTGGTTTATTAAATTTTCCTCCAGTATATGAAGGTGTTTCTGAGGATCTTCACCCAGCCACTGAACCATCGTTACATGAATACCCCAGGCTCAGTAAAGATTCAGTTGTAGTACTAGAAGCTTCCAACAAAGAGATAGAGATCATTGTAAAAGGAAGTTCTGGGGTAAAAAGTAACTATAAGCAATCTACAGTGAGCTTATCCAGCGAATCAAAACAGGAACAAGAAcatgtaaaaaataaagttgaaaatCAGGGTGCTGGTAATATTCCAAGATACTTGAATCTTGAACCATCACTTGCAATGGATTGGCTTGAGATACCATGGGATGATTTGCGAATCAAAGAGCGTGTTGGTGCCG GATCATTTGGGACTGTGTATCGTGCTGAATGGCATGGATCA GATGTTGCTGTCAAAGTTTTAACAGTTCAGGATTTCCAAGATGATCAATTGAAAGAGTTTCTAAGAGAG GTTGCAATAATGAAACGAGTACGTCATCCAAATGTGGTGTTGTTCATGGGTGCAGTTACTAAACGTCCCCATCTATCTATAGTAACAGAATATTTGCCTAG GGGCAGTTTATTTCGCCTAATACATAAGCCAGCATCTGGTGAGATTCTAGATCCAAGGAGAAGATTACGGATGGCTTTAGATGTG GCTAAAGGGATCAATTATCTCCACTGTCTAAAGCCTCCAATTGTGCACTGGGATCTCAAAACCCCAAATCTGTTAGTGGACAGAAATTGGACCGTGAAG GTCTGTGATTTTGGATTGTCCAGATTTAAGGCAAATACTTTCTTATCATCAAAATCCGTTGCTGGAACA